In the Lebetimonas natsushimae genome, one interval contains:
- a CDS encoding helix-hairpin-helix domain-containing protein produces the protein MTNADIAKMLSLTADLLDIKGENPFKVRAYRNAARLIENSSKDFEKLVREGFDLTRLPGIGHDLSEYIKEIVTTGKFSKLEELKKEVPEGLIDMLSIEGLGPKRIKQIYDAFGITSLDELKKYAENGELDKLPGFGPTLIQKILKGVKQLKKAGIRFLWADVEDVAEDLRKYLMDFEGVEIVEIAGSYRRRKETVGDLDILVIADDYMKVSEYFTKYKRVKEVYSKGLTRSTVFLDNGLQIDLRAVTKESYGSALHYFTGSKDHNIAIRKMAIELGLKVNEYGIYKGTKRIAGKTEEEVYKAVGLTYIEPELRENRGEIEAARNGTLPKLITLNDIKGDLKVYFNENIKEIIKAAEKRGYEFIGVCTRNVKDLEKIKSLKSKIKIYSAIECVIDKDGELNYSDEEIKNFDIVYGSIEDNFDLDRDIQTDRILKALEKINILSHPFCRKINEFNGIDIDFEKVLEYAKKNNKILEIDARRNRLDLDDSKIKLTKEVGAKMVINSYATNEDELNNIKYGLNQARRGWAERKDIKNSVKNPF, from the coding sequence ATGACTAATGCTGATATAGCAAAAATGCTCTCCCTTACAGCGGATTTACTTGATATAAAAGGGGAAAATCCTTTTAAAGTACGGGCTTACAGAAATGCGGCAAGACTTATAGAAAATTCAAGTAAAGATTTTGAAAAGCTGGTAAGAGAAGGCTTTGATTTAACACGTCTTCCAGGAATTGGACATGATTTGAGTGAATATATAAAAGAAATTGTAACAACGGGTAAATTTTCAAAACTTGAAGAACTAAAAAAAGAAGTACCTGAGGGATTGATTGATATGCTAAGCATTGAAGGGCTCGGCCCTAAAAGAATCAAGCAGATTTATGATGCGTTTGGAATAACAAGTTTGGATGAACTTAAAAAATATGCTGAAAACGGGGAACTTGATAAACTTCCGGGATTTGGACCTACACTGATTCAGAAAATTTTAAAAGGAGTAAAACAGCTTAAAAAAGCAGGTATTAGGTTTTTATGGGCTGATGTGGAAGATGTGGCAGAGGATTTAAGAAAATATTTAATGGATTTTGAGGGGGTTGAAATTGTTGAAATTGCAGGAAGTTATAGAAGAAGAAAAGAAACAGTCGGAGATTTGGATATTTTGGTTATTGCCGATGATTATATGAAAGTTAGTGAATATTTTACAAAATACAAAAGAGTTAAAGAAGTTTATTCAAAAGGGCTTACAAGAAGCACTGTTTTTTTGGATAACGGATTGCAGATTGACCTGAGAGCCGTTACAAAAGAGAGCTACGGAAGTGCACTTCATTATTTTACAGGAAGCAAAGACCATAATATTGCAATTAGAAAAATGGCAATAGAACTTGGTTTGAAGGTTAATGAATACGGTATTTATAAAGGAACTAAAAGAATAGCGGGGAAAACAGAAGAAGAGGTTTATAAAGCAGTAGGCCTAACTTATATTGAGCCTGAACTCAGGGAAAACAGGGGCGAAATAGAAGCTGCTAGAAATGGGACTTTACCAAAACTTATAACTTTAAATGATATAAAAGGTGATTTAAAAGTATATTTTAATGAAAATATTAAAGAAATTATTAAAGCAGCTGAAAAAAGAGGATATGAATTTATTGGAGTCTGTACAAGAAATGTGAAAGATTTAGAAAAAATTAAAAGTTTAAAATCCAAAATAAAAATTTACAGTGCAATTGAATGTGTAATTGATAAAGATGGAGAGTTAAATTATTCTGATGAAGAGATTAAAAATTTTGATATTGTTTATGGAAGTATTGAAGATAATTTTGATTTGGATAGAGATATCCAGACAGATAGAATTTTAAAAGCTTTAGAAAAAATAAATATATTATCCCATCCGTTCTGCAGGAAAATAAATGAATTTAACGGTATTGATATAGATTTTGAAAAAGTTTTAGAATATGCGAAAAAAAACAATAAAATCCTTGAAATTGACGCAAGAAGAAACAGACTTGATTTGGATGATTCAAAAATAAAGCTTACAAAAGAAGTAGGCGCTAAAATGGTTATAAATTCTTATGCTACTAATGAAGATGAACTTAATAACATAAAATACGGGTTAAATCAGGCCAGGAGAGGTTGGGCTGAAAGAAAAGATATTAAAAATTCAGTTAAAAATCCTTTCTAA
- a CDS encoding flagellar hook-length control protein FliK → MSSQLIELLTINIKTKNNSKIKPTQNFISELLKNIEPKKAIELLKNFNLTKEEIKEIISKLPEKDKKIYLELLNKEIIKNKLNLDNKAQNIEIKNINTKSTQTDTKTDLKNDIEYFLKLINKNDNLKLKDTPLNITEKKTKDIKNNDNINNIENILRLLLNNTQTFPQKIKKEIKKIKQDITQLIKKEIEANTKIENKLLTKKIITEIKNVNSFEELVSVANKHGLNIKKIITKIIKTEPQKPKYLPQIKIPNLKIVQNINKINSSILTLKHKANNNKNILQTLISSKNPHINNENITQNKNLNIDNLTNSDNKIDATKNNNENKTTDITINNFNPNTEIKHKIIKAKESIKYFSNNLKEAIKNYKPPISKLSIELHPKELGKVDITIIHRGDNLQININSNNQAINFFHSHQIELKNVLVNMGYNGIDMNFNSNQNRENQNKKAYKHYSSNKNDDNYDELIIEIPYTYA, encoded by the coding sequence ATGTCTTCTCAATTAATAGAATTACTAACAATAAACATTAAAACAAAAAATAATTCCAAAATAAAACCTACCCAAAATTTTATTTCAGAACTGTTAAAAAACATAGAACCTAAAAAAGCTATAGAATTATTGAAAAACTTTAATTTAACGAAAGAAGAAATAAAAGAAATAATTTCAAAATTGCCCGAGAAAGATAAAAAAATATATTTAGAATTATTAAATAAAGAAATAATAAAAAACAAATTAAATTTGGATAACAAAGCACAAAACATCGAAATAAAAAACATTAACACTAAAAGTACACAAACCGATACAAAAACAGATTTGAAAAACGATATTGAATATTTTTTGAAATTAATAAATAAAAATGATAATTTAAAATTAAAAGACACCCCATTAAATATAACTGAAAAAAAAACAAAAGACATTAAAAATAATGATAATATAAACAATATAGAAAACATTTTAAGGTTATTATTAAACAACACACAAACTTTTCCACAAAAAATCAAAAAAGAAATAAAAAAAATAAAACAAGATATAACCCAATTAATAAAAAAAGAAATTGAAGCAAATACAAAAATTGAAAATAAATTATTGACCAAAAAAATAATTACTGAAATTAAAAATGTGAATTCTTTTGAAGAATTAGTATCAGTTGCAAACAAACACGGCTTAAATATTAAAAAAATTATTACAAAAATTATAAAAACAGAGCCTCAAAAGCCTAAATATTTACCACAAATAAAAATTCCTAATTTAAAAATCGTTCAAAATATTAATAAAATAAATTCTTCAATCCTGACATTAAAACACAAAGCAAATAATAATAAAAATATATTACAAACATTAATTTCAAGTAAAAACCCGCACATAAATAATGAAAACATAACACAAAATAAAAATTTAAATATTGATAATTTAACAAATTCTGACAATAAAATAGATGCAACCAAAAATAATAATGAAAATAAAACCACTGATATTACAATTAATAATTTTAATCCAAACACTGAAATAAAACATAAAATAATAAAAGCAAAAGAATCAATTAAATATTTTTCAAACAATTTAAAAGAAGCAATTAAAAATTATAAACCTCCAATTAGTAAATTATCAATAGAACTGCATCCAAAAGAACTCGGAAAAGTAGATATAACAATTATCCACAGAGGCGATAATCTACAAATTAACATAAATTCAAACAACCAGGCCATTAATTTTTTCCATTCCCATCAAATTGAATTAAAAAATGTATTGGTAAATATGGGATATAATGGAATTGATATGAATTTTAACTCTAATCAAAACAGGGAAAATCAGAATAAAAAAGCATATAAACATTATTCTTCCAACAAAAATGATGATAATTATGACGAATTAATTATAGAAATTCCATATACATATGCTTAA
- a CDS encoding flagellar hook capping FlgD N-terminal domain-containing protein, which produces MSSVATITNNATKAGNDKIYNPNSELDKNAFMKLFLKQLEMQDPTNPMDTDKMLEQTAYLSTMEMNTNMQKTIDTLSKTLTSSNQLSTVSAIGKMADTGNRYINITDDDTKKDFELYFGDNIQSGKVQIKDKAGNIVKEFELNPHSKGILSFEWDLKDSNGMRVKSNSYEISAVYTTPDGKQKTTALGAYPIESIRFENGKAYAKLASQYVPFEKIKEIYQWQN; this is translated from the coding sequence ATGTCATCAGTAGCAACAATTACAAACAATGCAACAAAAGCGGGAAACGATAAAATTTATAATCCAAATTCCGAGCTTGACAAAAACGCTTTTATGAAACTGTTTTTAAAACAACTTGAAATGCAGGATCCCACCAATCCGATGGATACAGACAAAATGCTTGAACAGACCGCTTACCTTTCTACAATGGAGATGAATACAAATATGCAAAAAACAATTGATACTTTATCAAAAACACTCACATCATCAAATCAGCTTTCCACCGTTTCAGCAATAGGAAAAATGGCGGATACAGGCAATAGATACATAAACATAACAGATGATGATACAAAAAAAGATTTTGAATTATATTTTGGAGACAACATACAAAGCGGAAAAGTTCAAATAAAAGATAAAGCGGGTAACATTGTAAAAGAATTTGAATTAAATCCACATTCTAAAGGAATTTTAAGTTTTGAATGGGATTTAAAAGACAGTAATGGTATGAGGGTAAAAAGCAACAGTTATGAAATAAGTGCAGTTTATACAACACCAGATGGAAAACAAAAAACTACCGCACTAGGAGCATATCCTATAGAATCTATAAGATTTGAAAACGGAAAAGCTTATGCAAAACTCGCAAGCCAATATGTCCCATTTGAAAAAATAAAAGAAATTTATCAGTGGCAAAATTAA
- a CDS encoding 6-hydroxymethylpterin diphosphokinase MptE-like protein: MQKLFEKNIKFFYQNIPSFYNLITSIKTRRYKLTNNNIYDTKTNIYIYPNSIDEDSLVFAHNPIQNILWEKEFFYLNPPRLDEKEFFITAKIVNKLIDKAKDLNYTNSFYFEKNFLPATVILGILAGKHIELLAQKYNFQSLFIYEPEPEFFAISLYFIDYEKLYKKLKGKLFIFIKNKLNYFAIEKFYFERVITSSFARFTLTVYENNYINDAKNKFSETSLLKNRGWGTFEDEVKGIKNHLQNINQYPLFSKSKKLNIPICIVANGKSLEKNIGFIKKNRDSMIIISVGTALKPLIKAGIESDFHIEQERIDILKEALKDILPNYNGYFLGASVVNPSVFQMAKKPLMYIREAFTLEDNYFTLKYSSPIVGNTGMAFAGEFTNAIYLCGMDLGFRLGERKHSNGSFYDDKEDIEKSGIKVKGNFSNDIYSNPLLLSSKKNIEKLIKEKNLTVYNLSDGVYIEGSIPLKDKNLPKIDKTKYIGEILKCFNKTDYKDKKPEIKNLLLAISRAMDIKITSREKLTSLIEGLEDLIKTFEQVDKEAFLLLRGSLFHILNNLYILSFKIDFKEYPKLAKIVKKEIFKFEEYLERIFN, encoded by the coding sequence ATGCAAAAACTTTTTGAAAAAAATATCAAATTTTTTTATCAAAATATTCCCTCTTTTTACAACTTAATAACTTCAATAAAAACAAGAAGATATAAACTGACAAATAATAATATTTACGATACTAAAACAAATATTTACATTTATCCAAATTCAATAGATGAAGACTCTTTAGTGTTTGCTCACAACCCTATACAAAACATTTTATGGGAAAAGGAATTTTTTTATTTAAATCCTCCTAGATTAGATGAAAAAGAATTTTTTATAACTGCAAAAATAGTAAATAAACTAATAGATAAGGCAAAAGATTTAAATTACACAAACAGCTTTTATTTCGAAAAAAATTTTTTACCTGCAACTGTAATTTTAGGAATACTAGCTGGAAAACATATCGAATTACTTGCTCAAAAATACAATTTCCAATCCCTTTTTATTTACGAACCTGAACCGGAATTTTTTGCTATAAGTCTTTATTTTATAGATTATGAAAAACTTTATAAAAAATTAAAAGGTAAACTTTTTATTTTTATTAAAAATAAACTAAACTATTTTGCAATAGAGAAGTTTTATTTTGAAAGAGTGATAACCTCATCTTTTGCAAGATTTACTTTAACTGTTTATGAAAACAATTACATAAATGATGCAAAAAATAAATTCAGTGAAACATCACTTTTAAAAAACAGGGGATGGGGAACTTTTGAAGATGAGGTTAAAGGGATAAAAAATCATTTACAAAATATTAATCAATATCCACTGTTTTCCAAATCAAAAAAATTAAATATTCCAATTTGTATTGTGGCAAATGGTAAAAGTCTGGAAAAAAATATTGGCTTTATTAAAAAAAACAGGGATTCTATGATAATAATTTCAGTCGGGACTGCCCTAAAACCTCTGATTAAAGCCGGAATTGAAAGTGATTTTCATATCGAACAGGAAAGAATTGATATTTTAAAAGAAGCCCTAAAAGATATATTGCCAAATTATAATGGATATTTTCTTGGAGCAAGCGTTGTAAATCCGTCTGTTTTTCAAATGGCAAAAAAACCTTTGATGTATATAAGGGAAGCTTTTACTTTAGAAGACAATTATTTTACTCTTAAATATTCTTCACCTATAGTAGGAAATACAGGAATGGCCTTTGCAGGAGAATTTACCAATGCAATATATTTATGCGGTATGGATTTAGGTTTTAGACTCGGTGAGAGAAAACATTCAAATGGCAGTTTTTATGATGATAAAGAAGATATTGAAAAAAGCGGGATAAAGGTAAAAGGTAATTTCAGCAATGATATTTACAGCAATCCTTTACTTTTAAGCAGTAAAAAAAATATTGAAAAACTGATAAAAGAAAAAAATTTAACAGTTTATAATTTAAGTGACGGGGTTTATATTGAAGGAAGTATTCCATTAAAAGATAAAAACCTACCAAAAATCGACAAAACAAAATATATAGGCGAAATTTTAAAATGTTTTAATAAAACCGATTATAAAGACAAAAAACCTGAAATTAAAAATCTGCTTTTGGCAATAAGCAGAGCCATGGATATAAAAATTACTTCAAGAGAAAAATTAACCTCACTTATTGAAGGATTGGAAGATTTAATTAAAACATTCGAACAGGTTGATAAAGAGGCTTTTTTACTTCTAAGAGGTTCTCTTTTCCATATTTTAAATAATTTATACATTCTTTCCTTTAAAATAGATTTCAAAGAATATCCGAAACTGGCAAAAATAGTAAAAAAAGAAATTTTTAAATTTGAAGAATATTTAGAAAGGATTTTTAACTGA
- a CDS encoding flagellar hook-basal body complex protein — translation MTRSFFNGVSGMKSFQNGIDIWSNNIANINTVGYKETQPEFASIFSQTLKSSPIISDVGLGGYLNANAINLSQGSFIDSDNPFDIALGGKGWLAVKKGEDTYYTRNGSFKRDAQGFLVDDNGDYLLVANANNIKNNNGNYEIDQNIPTDNLINNPLSPISLPNSMILPAIATSKIELFTNLNDANKINTTSPANLESDFSALYSKDGEDLKVRNGDSFVFGFGNPATYSNNLISSEICITNDEKDGKDLIYDFTINGKQINLTLPDGATKEEIQNALVDKLTQNGIDAQISDNGIIISNPAKIILHSNNNNLPNIAAEKLIYNANPTQDNEFDTMESLIDKLNTLAENENSNISVSLDNEGRIVTNNPTEKTINSYILKTETSNDLFINNLGRLGNEIYPQTAAKSYSFKVNKQNFGGNIFDKDGNKDLITFSFTKQKILNNQILWKGEITIKDENGNIINTTNQTFTFDANGQLLSPKSITLNSPQTMEVDFNLTSYAKTDLKNSYSFSQNGLAKGYLQGYEINDNGTIFANFSNSKSIAVAQIPIFHFQNPQGLESIGGNLFRETANSNKAFLYEKDGEYIPYAKVLPSKLETSNVNFAEAMTELIITQKAFSAAAKTVTTSDQMIQKAINLKRS, via the coding sequence ATGACAAGATCTTTTTTTAACGGCGTAAGCGGTATGAAAAGTTTTCAAAACGGTATTGATATATGGAGCAATAATATTGCAAATATAAATACAGTAGGATATAAAGAAACACAGCCAGAGTTTGCCTCTATTTTCTCACAAACGCTCAAATCATCTCCTATAATTTCAGATGTGGGTCTGGGAGGTTATTTAAACGCAAATGCTATAAATTTATCACAGGGCAGTTTTATAGATTCTGACAATCCTTTTGATATTGCCCTTGGAGGAAAAGGATGGCTTGCAGTTAAAAAAGGTGAAGATACATATTACACAAGAAACGGGAGTTTTAAAAGAGACGCCCAAGGCTTTTTGGTAGATGATAACGGAGATTATCTGCTAGTAGCAAATGCAAACAATATAAAAAACAATAACGGAAATTATGAAATAGACCAAAACATACCGACTGATAATCTGATAAATAATCCACTATCACCAATTTCTTTGCCAAATTCAATGATTTTACCTGCAATTGCCACATCTAAAATTGAACTTTTTACTAATTTAAATGATGCAAATAAGATTAATACCACCTCTCCTGCAAATCTTGAAAGCGATTTTAGTGCCTTATATTCAAAAGATGGGGAAGATTTAAAAGTTAGAAACGGAGATTCTTTTGTTTTTGGATTCGGAAATCCCGCTACTTATTCTAATAATCTAATTTCAAGCGAAATTTGTATAACTAATGATGAAAAAGATGGAAAAGATTTAATTTATGATTTTACAATCAATGGAAAACAAATAAATTTAACCTTGCCTGATGGAGCTACAAAAGAAGAAATTCAAAATGCTTTAGTAGATAAACTAACTCAAAATGGAATAGATGCCCAAATTTCAGATAATGGAATAATAATTTCAAATCCTGCTAAAATAATTTTACATTCAAACAATAACAATCTGCCAAACATTGCAGCGGAAAAACTAATTTATAATGCTAATCCAACTCAGGATAACGAATTTGACACAATGGAAAGTTTAATAGATAAATTAAATACTCTTGCTGAAAATGAAAACAGCAATATATCAGTTTCATTAGATAATGAAGGAAGAATAGTAACAAATAATCCGACAGAAAAAACAATTAATTCTTATATATTAAAAACCGAAACCTCCAATGATTTATTTATAAACAATTTAGGAAGACTCGGAAATGAAATATACCCTCAAACCGCTGCAAAAAGCTATTCGTTTAAAGTAAATAAACAAAATTTTGGTGGAAATATTTTTGATAAAGACGGAAATAAAGATTTAATCACTTTTTCTTTTACCAAGCAAAAAATACTTAATAATCAAATTTTATGGAAAGGTGAAATAACAATAAAAGATGAAAACGGAAACATTATAAATACTACAAATCAAACTTTTACATTTGATGCAAACGGACAACTTTTATCACCAAAATCAATAACATTAAATTCTCCTCAAACTATGGAAGTAGATTTTAATCTTACATCATATGCCAAAACAGACCTTAAAAACAGCTATTCATTTTCTCAAAACGGATTAGCAAAGGGTTATCTGCAGGGATATGAGATTAATGATAACGGAACTATTTTTGCAAATTTTTCAAATTCAAAAAGCATTGCAGTTGCACAAATTCCTATTTTTCATTTTCAAAACCCTCAAGGTTTAGAAAGTATAGGAGGAAATCTGTTCAGGGAAACTGCCAATTCAAATAAAGCGTTTTTATATGAAAAAGATGGAGAGTATATACCTTATGCAAAAGTTTTACCAAGTAAATTAGAAACTTCAAATGTAAATTTTGCAGAAGCCATGACAGAACTTATTATTACTCAAAAAGCTTTTTCGGCGGCAGCCAAAACGGTTACAACAAGTGATCAGATGATTCAAAAAGCAATTAATTTGAAACGAAGTTAG
- a CDS encoding flagellar hook-basal body complex protein, with protein MMRSLWSGVSGLNAHQVAMDVEANNIANVNTVGFKYSRTNFQNLLSQTVKSATAPQGNLGGKNSLQIGLGSSVSAVETMFKQGSIQNTDKNTDMAINGDGFFVVSADGGKTYRYTRAGDFTFDANGNFVDPNGYIVQGWLADPDTHTIDTAKGVQPISIPPGLTTPANPTSKIQIKANLNSGDHIKEMSGTKPTVDQTADMNGLYNANGEKISLIPDTDKITIAIDKDGNGTIDTNSEVFTFTYGKSTSKTDRKFTTIKDLLDEINEIIKDTTGTTPSSKYKVYLNGNGQIVDPANRIKTENTLISTNPVLENIFKALDGPSTTTESIKAVQNSFIGADDVGELFNASGDAFHLEDGQGLKVNINGLGETRKFIYTKTPINETEGCGSASGAYQPKENIVADSNEGLHWLYNSTTNDDNSRAFMNVNQKISFQIDTNNDGNIDDTLTYTYGKDFQTFSDLCCLLNSDFTNKNVNDIVSFQNGQMIESDGKIIRKVILKDSNDNTVSNTSQPLGRLSEIFSGINGTNDKTNTFYKNDTYYFHDIQDLAYIWQLAIDDSGDPLNSTSGNQGIVSINEDGKLDIKNTSANSFNINISGYPDDEKDNQLFTDAFSPLNGSLAAGGEALSQSINAATHTTSIDVFDSLGSKHTLTLHFRKTHTSENPNDPTVWKWYAEVPAPSTLDQPAFGYVKFNPDGSINSYNPPSLIFNPNNGANSGQAIQLDLGSMGKFDGITSFEAPSSTSGQTQDGYPGGDLENLVVDQTGTVIGVFTNGRSYSLAQVALAKFVNNEGLMSEGGTLFSASPNSGEPIIGTAGTGGRGTIQPSSLEMSNVDLSRSLTQLIVIQRGFQANSKSITTSDQMLNTLLQLKQ; from the coding sequence ATGATGAGAAGTCTTTGGAGCGGGGTTAGTGGTCTAAACGCTCATCAGGTAGCAATGGATGTTGAAGCAAACAATATCGCAAATGTAAATACTGTAGGTTTTAAATATTCAAGAACCAATTTTCAAAATCTACTAAGCCAAACTGTTAAAAGCGCCACTGCACCTCAAGGAAATTTAGGTGGAAAAAATTCACTTCAAATAGGTCTTGGATCAAGTGTAAGTGCGGTCGAGACAATGTTTAAACAGGGCAGTATCCAAAACACAGACAAAAATACCGATATGGCAATTAACGGTGACGGTTTTTTTGTGGTGAGTGCAGACGGAGGAAAAACATACAGATACACCAGAGCCGGTGATTTTACATTCGATGCAAACGGTAATTTTGTAGATCCAAACGGATATATTGTGCAGGGATGGCTTGCAGACCCGGATACACATACAATAGATACAGCAAAAGGTGTTCAGCCAATTTCCATTCCCCCTGGTCTTACAACTCCTGCAAACCCTACAAGTAAAATTCAGATAAAAGCCAATTTAAACAGCGGTGATCATATTAAAGAAATGAGCGGTACAAAACCTACAGTAGACCAAACGGCGGATATGAACGGATTATATAATGCAAACGGAGAAAAGATTTCTTTAATACCTGATACTGATAAAATCACTATAGCAATAGATAAAGATGGTAACGGTACAATTGATACAAACTCTGAGGTATTTACATTTACATACGGTAAAAGCACTTCAAAAACTGATAGAAAATTCACAACTATTAAAGATTTACTTGATGAAATAAATGAAATAATAAAAGACACAACAGGCACTACCCCTTCTTCTAAATATAAAGTTTATTTAAACGGAAACGGACAAATAGTTGACCCGGCAAATAGAATAAAAACTGAAAACACTCTTATATCTACCAATCCGGTTTTAGAAAATATTTTTAAAGCACTTGACGGGCCTTCAACAACCACAGAATCTATAAAAGCTGTACAAAACAGTTTTATCGGAGCTGACGATGTTGGAGAACTTTTTAATGCAAGCGGGGATGCTTTTCATTTAGAAGATGGGCAAGGATTAAAAGTAAATATTAATGGTCTGGGTGAGACCAGAAAATTCATTTATACAAAAACACCGATAAATGAAACAGAAGGATGTGGAAGCGCATCAGGAGCTTATCAGCCAAAAGAAAATATAGTTGCCGATTCAAATGAAGGCCTTCACTGGTTATACAATTCAACTACAAACGATGATAATAGCAGAGCATTTATGAATGTAAATCAAAAAATTTCTTTCCAAATTGATACAAACAATGACGGAAACATCGATGACACCCTAACCTATACATATGGAAAAGATTTCCAAACATTTAGCGATTTATGCTGTTTATTAAATTCTGATTTCACTAATAAAAATGTAAACGATATTGTAAGTTTTCAAAATGGACAAATGATTGAATCAGACGGGAAGATTATCAGAAAAGTAATATTAAAAGATTCTAACGATAATACCGTATCAAACACAAGTCAACCTCTTGGTAGACTCTCAGAAATATTCAGCGGCATAAATGGAACAAATGACAAAACAAATACTTTTTATAAAAACGACACATATTATTTCCATGATATTCAAGATTTGGCATACATTTGGCAATTGGCAATTGATGACAGCGGGGATCCGTTAAATTCCACATCAGGAAATCAAGGTATCGTATCTATTAATGAAGATGGGAAATTGGATATAAAAAACACATCTGCAAATTCATTTAATATTAATATCTCTGGTTATCCTGACGATGAAAAAGACAATCAACTGTTTACGGATGCTTTTTCACCTTTAAACGGTAGTTTAGCAGCCGGAGGGGAGGCTCTATCACAATCAATAAATGCTGCAACCCATACTACAAGTATAGATGTATTTGATTCACTTGGAAGTAAACACACTTTAACCCTTCATTTCAGAAAAACGCATACATCAGAAAATCCAAACGATCCAACTGTATGGAAATGGTATGCCGAGGTTCCAGCACCGTCTACATTAGATCAACCGGCATTTGGATATGTAAAATTTAACCCTGATGGAAGTATCAATTCATATAATCCTCCTAGCTTAATATTTAATCCAAATAACGGGGCCAATTCAGGACAGGCAATACAACTAGATTTAGGAAGTATGGGCAAATTTGACGGTATTACATCTTTTGAAGCTCCAAGTTCAACAAGCGGACAGACACAGGATGGATATCCTGGAGGTGATTTGGAAAACTTAGTAGTAGACCAAACAGGTACCGTAATCGGTGTATTTACAAACGGTAGAAGTTATTCTTTGGCTCAGGTGGCATTGGCAAAATTTGTAAATAATGAAGGTTTAATGAGTGAAGGAGGCACATTATTTAGTGCTTCCCCAAATTCCGGTGAGCCAATTATAGGAACAGCGGGAACAGGCGGAAGAGGAACAATTCAGCCAAGTTCCCTTGAAATGAGTAATGTGGATTTGAGTAGAAGTCTTACTCAATTAATTGTTATTCAAAGAGGTTTCCAGGCAAACTCAAAATCTATCACAACATCAGATCAAATGTTAAATACTCTGCTTCAATTAAAACAATAA